In Fodinicola acaciae, the following proteins share a genomic window:
- a CDS encoding class I SAM-dependent methyltransferase: MRQTQRSWTTGKPVTSPFAAPRGLSGRLAGRFMLLTNKQDELLDVLRVNAGDDVLEIGHGPGGLIRLLAEKTDADHIYGVDPSAEMVDAAGKLNAAAVAAGRVTLRIGAADDIGLPGESVDCAVSVNNVAIWPDLEAGIGEIHRVLRIGGRAVICWHGGHSAGRIARSLALPADHLDRIGSAIRDRFGAVTRDQLADLDVFTAIREN, translated from the coding sequence ATGCGACAGACGCAGCGTTCCTGGACGACCGGCAAACCCGTCACATCGCCGTTCGCCGCGCCGCGCGGCCTTTCCGGTCGGCTGGCCGGACGGTTCATGCTGCTGACCAACAAACAGGACGAGTTGCTCGACGTTCTCCGGGTCAATGCCGGGGACGACGTGCTGGAGATCGGCCATGGACCCGGTGGACTGATCCGGCTGCTGGCGGAGAAAACCGACGCCGATCACATCTACGGCGTCGATCCGTCCGCGGAAATGGTCGATGCCGCTGGCAAACTCAACGCCGCCGCGGTCGCCGCCGGCCGGGTGACGCTGCGGATTGGCGCGGCGGATGACATCGGCCTGCCGGGGGAGAGCGTCGACTGTGCCGTGTCGGTCAACAATGTCGCGATCTGGCCCGATCTTGAGGCCGGCATTGGCGAGATCCACCGCGTCCTGCGCATCGGTGGTCGCGCGGTGATTTGTTGGCATGGCGGACATTCGGCCGGCCGGATCGCCAGGAGCCTGGCGCTGCCGGCCGACCATCTCGACCGGATCGGGTCGGCGATCCGCGACCGGTTCGGCGCGGTGACCAGAGATCAGCTCGCGGACTTGGACGTGTTCACCGCCATACGCGAGAATTAG
- a CDS encoding glycoside hydrolase family 30 protein, whose protein sequence is MSRHTRVRGLLAATGIAVAVAMTSAGAQALPATAPPATEAASTAVDAWITMPGVTTPTEAQLPFRSSSAQGPVVVGVEPQVRFQRVTGFGAAITDSSAHVLYWLSQQQRDDVMRKLFDPVAGAGISFLRQPIGASDFVADKAYSYDDMPAGQKDYALRHFSIAHDEAQILPLLRQAKKLNPALKIVASPWSPPGWMKDGDSMIDGKVIDSPAIYRAYAGYLVKFVQAYRKAGIKVDYLTVQNEPQALRRKDYPGTDLPWWQEARIVDQLGPALRAADLDTKILGFDHNWGLHPGDVTSYQAVHEDPMYSYPYDLMSTGAARWMPGTAYHCYYADASAQTALKASFPGKDVMMTECEGAYVETFLSVMQNWGTGAIAWNIALDQNHGPHVGGCGTCNGTITVNSTTKAVTYNDQYRDIAHFAKFVPAGSVRIASTFRDTTYGPDPVRTVAFATPDHRTVVVAWNPGKSAKTFTVVSGDRAFDSTLAPGAVATYHWR, encoded by the coding sequence ATGTCCAGACACACGCGCGTACGAGGATTGCTGGCCGCCACCGGCATCGCGGTCGCGGTCGCGATGACCAGCGCCGGAGCGCAGGCGTTGCCGGCGACCGCTCCGCCGGCCACCGAGGCGGCGTCGACCGCGGTCGACGCCTGGATCACCATGCCCGGCGTGACGACTCCGACCGAGGCGCAACTGCCCTTCCGGTCATCGTCTGCGCAGGGCCCGGTCGTCGTCGGCGTCGAGCCGCAGGTGCGTTTCCAGAGGGTCACCGGATTCGGCGCCGCGATCACCGACTCGTCCGCACACGTCCTTTACTGGCTTTCGCAGCAACAACGCGACGATGTCATGCGCAAGCTGTTCGACCCGGTCGCCGGCGCCGGCATCAGCTTCCTGCGGCAGCCGATCGGCGCCTCGGATTTCGTCGCGGACAAGGCATACAGCTACGACGACATGCCGGCGGGCCAGAAAGACTATGCGCTGCGCCATTTCAGCATCGCGCACGACGAGGCGCAGATCCTGCCGCTGTTGCGCCAGGCCAAGAAACTCAACCCCGCGCTGAAGATCGTGGCCAGCCCGTGGAGTCCGCCAGGCTGGATGAAGGACGGCGACTCGATGATCGACGGCAAGGTCATCGACTCGCCGGCGATCTATCGCGCGTACGCCGGATATCTGGTCAAGTTTGTGCAGGCATACCGGAAAGCCGGCATCAAGGTCGACTATCTCACCGTGCAGAACGAGCCGCAGGCGTTGCGGCGTAAGGACTATCCCGGCACCGACCTGCCGTGGTGGCAGGAGGCGCGGATCGTCGACCAGCTCGGTCCGGCGCTGCGGGCCGCCGACCTGGACACCAAGATCCTTGGATTCGACCACAACTGGGGCCTGCATCCCGGCGATGTCACGTCTTATCAGGCGGTCCATGAGGACCCGATGTACAGCTATCCGTACGATCTGATGTCCACCGGCGCCGCGCGCTGGATGCCAGGCACGGCGTATCACTGCTATTACGCCGACGCGAGCGCGCAGACCGCGCTCAAGGCCTCTTTCCCCGGCAAAGACGTGATGATGACCGAGTGCGAAGGCGCGTACGTCGAGACATTCCTGTCGGTGATGCAAAACTGGGGAACCGGCGCGATCGCCTGGAACATCGCGCTCGACCAGAACCACGGGCCGCACGTCGGCGGCTGCGGCACCTGCAACGGCACCATCACGGTCAACTCCACGACGAAAGCCGTGACCTACAACGACCAGTATCGGGACATCGCGCATTTCGCGAAGTTCGTGCCGGCCGGTTCGGTGCGGATCGCCAGCACGTTCCGGGACACCACCTACGGACCGGATCCGGTGCGTACGGTGGCGTTCGCGACACCTGATCACCGGACGGTCGTCGTGGCGTGGAACCCTGGCAAGTCAGCGAAAACGTTCACCGTCGTGAGCGGCGACCGTGCTTTCGACAGCACGCTCGCACCAGGCGCGGTCGCCACCTACCACTGGCGCTAA
- a CDS encoding ABC transporter permease subunit, with protein MNLTVVSLTARVLLGRRRGLFLLILPVILVLLAAGVRAVAGVNAEVATTFLATFAIGTVVPLLGLIIGTGVIGPEIDDGSIVYLLAKPVRRSTIVVSKLAVAVGCVVVFAEIPVFVAGLILAGTHGGLAVGYSIGALLAGIAYCALFLLLAILTKHAVVVGLLYALIWESLVGNFISGAQVLSIQRWALSVTDLVTGSGGPSVVAPAAGIPLLVVAVVATTWYAGQRLRSLTLNESE; from the coding sequence GTGAATCTGACGGTTGTCTCACTCACGGCGCGGGTCCTGCTGGGCCGCCGCCGCGGATTGTTCCTGTTGATCCTGCCGGTCATCCTGGTGTTGCTCGCGGCCGGCGTACGCGCCGTCGCCGGTGTCAACGCCGAGGTCGCCACGACTTTCCTGGCCACCTTCGCGATCGGTACGGTGGTGCCGCTGCTCGGCCTGATCATCGGCACCGGGGTGATCGGTCCGGAGATCGACGACGGCTCGATCGTCTATCTGCTCGCCAAACCGGTGCGCCGGTCCACGATCGTGGTGAGCAAGCTCGCGGTCGCGGTCGGTTGTGTGGTGGTTTTCGCGGAGATCCCGGTGTTCGTCGCCGGGCTCATCCTGGCCGGCACCCACGGAGGTCTCGCGGTCGGCTATTCGATCGGCGCGTTGCTCGCCGGCATCGCATACTGCGCGCTTTTTCTTCTGCTCGCGATCCTCACCAAACACGCCGTGGTGGTCGGGCTGCTCTACGCGCTGATCTGGGAAAGCCTGGTCGGCAACTTCATCTCCGGCGCGCAGGTGCTGAGCATCCAGCGGTGGGCCCTGTCGGTCACCGACCTGGTCACCGGTTCCGGCGGGCCGTCGGTGGTGGCGCCGGCGGCCGGGATCCCGTTGCTGGTCGTCGCGGTCGTGGCGACCACCTGGTATGCCGGACAGCGGCTGCGCTCGCTCACCCTCAACGAAAGCGAGTGA
- a CDS encoding VOC family protein, giving the protein MTAVKQFQVTFDCADPERVARFWCEVLGYVVPPPPKGFDSWADFNRSLPPERQGTAFACVDPTGVGPRLFFQRVPEGKVVKNRQHLDVRVGTGLVGDERLAKLEAERDRLVALGAVCTQVLLADGFNESCINMQDIEGNEFCLD; this is encoded by the coding sequence ATGACAGCGGTCAAGCAGTTCCAGGTCACCTTCGACTGTGCCGATCCCGAGCGCGTCGCCCGTTTCTGGTGTGAGGTGTTGGGATATGTCGTCCCGCCGCCACCGAAAGGATTCGACAGCTGGGCCGATTTCAACCGTTCCCTGCCGCCGGAGCGACAGGGAACGGCGTTCGCGTGCGTCGATCCCACCGGTGTCGGACCACGGCTGTTCTTCCAGCGCGTCCCGGAAGGCAAGGTGGTCAAGAACCGGCAACATCTGGACGTACGCGTCGGCACCGGCCTGGTCGGTGACGAGCGGCTGGCCAAACTCGAGGCCGAGCGCGACCGGCTGGTCGCGCTCGGAGCGGTGTGCACGCAGGTGCTGCTCGCCGACGGTTTCAACGAGTCGTGCATCAACATGCAGGACATCGAAGGCAACGAGTTCTGCCTCGATTAG
- a CDS encoding ABC transporter permease, translating to MSDSAVRTDVIHNIGYRHYAGTRLGRGYVRRSLFVQSLRSAYGLGRSMKSKILPAGILALMLLPAVVIVAVMNIAHLQKLPIPYTAYAIVMQTVVSIFVAAQAPQLVSRDLRFRTTTLYFSRPLTRFDYVVAKLGAMVSALFVLMAAPLLVLFAGALLSKLPVGDQAVGLLTGLAGVLLFSLVLSVLALLLASLTPRRGLGVAIIIALLLISSAGATVVQGLAAHLGAAAVGTYAGLFSPFTLVDGIQTGLLGAQPFGDSASPGLAGGVVFALVAVAVIAASFGLLLARYRKVVAA from the coding sequence TTGTCTGACTCGGCCGTACGCACCGACGTCATTCACAACATCGGCTATCGCCACTATGCCGGCACGCGGCTCGGCCGCGGCTATGTGCGACGCTCGCTTTTCGTGCAGAGCCTGCGATCCGCGTACGGCCTGGGTCGCTCGATGAAGTCGAAGATCCTGCCGGCCGGCATTCTGGCGCTGATGCTCCTGCCGGCGGTCGTGATCGTCGCCGTCATGAACATCGCACACCTGCAGAAGCTGCCGATCCCATACACGGCCTATGCCATCGTCATGCAGACGGTCGTGTCGATTTTCGTTGCGGCGCAGGCACCACAGCTGGTGTCGCGAGACCTGCGGTTTCGCACCACCACGCTCTATTTCTCCCGGCCGCTCACCAGGTTCGACTACGTGGTGGCCAAACTCGGCGCGATGGTGAGTGCGCTCTTCGTCCTGATGGCCGCACCGCTGCTGGTGCTCTTCGCCGGCGCGCTGCTGTCCAAGCTGCCGGTCGGCGACCAGGCCGTCGGCCTGCTCACCGGTCTGGCCGGCGTGCTGCTGTTCTCGCTGGTGCTTTCGGTTTTGGCTCTGTTGCTGGCATCTCTGACTCCGCGCCGCGGCCTTGGCGTCGCCATCATCATCGCGCTGTTGCTCATCAGCTCCGCTGGCGCGACGGTCGTGCAGGGCCTGGCTGCGCACCTCGGTGCCGCCGCGGTCGGCACGTACGCGGGACTTTTCTCGCCGTTCACGCTCGTCGACGGCATCCAGACCGGACTGCTCGGCGCCCAGCCGTTCGGCGACTCCGCGAGTCCGGGACTCGCCGGCGGCGTCGTCTTCGCGCTGGTGGCGGTCGCGGTGATCGCCGCGAGTTTCGGTCTCCTGCTGGCCCGTTACCGGAAGGTGGTGGCGGCATGA
- a CDS encoding alpha/beta fold hydrolase: MPVLAVPAAELYYQVTGSGPLVLLVAGAPADATQFAAIAPVLARRHTVVTYDPRGYTRSKLANGPVEQHVGTHGDDAHRLLAALTAEPAHVIGIGGGALTGIELAIRHPRQVRTLLAYEPPVMDVLDDAASWRRCYDDIVATYHREGPFAAATALRELTGLDPGAKCEVNTDAAARRSRRNLRFFFEYQFTHFAHIPDMDALRATGVPVVWATGSASSGLPCHRATVELARWHREPVVGFPGDHNAITTHPEDFAAAWCAAMSRTGSPHRLKRETRNSTMRNSATTRDGAAR, from the coding sequence ATGCCGGTTTTAGCGGTTCCAGCGGCCGAGCTTTACTACCAGGTGACCGGTTCGGGTCCGCTGGTCCTGCTGGTGGCCGGTGCGCCGGCGGACGCGACCCAGTTCGCCGCCATCGCACCGGTCCTCGCGCGTCGTCACACCGTCGTCACGTACGACCCGCGCGGTTACACGCGGAGCAAACTCGCGAACGGACCGGTCGAGCAGCACGTTGGCACACATGGTGACGACGCGCATCGGCTTCTTGCCGCGCTCACCGCCGAACCCGCGCATGTCATCGGCATCGGCGGCGGAGCCCTGACCGGGATCGAGTTGGCGATCCGCCACCCGAGACAGGTGCGCACGCTGCTGGCGTACGAGCCCCCGGTGATGGATGTCCTGGACGACGCGGCCAGCTGGCGCAGGTGTTACGACGACATCGTCGCCACCTACCACCGCGAGGGTCCGTTCGCGGCGGCCACCGCGCTGAGAGAGCTGACCGGTCTGGATCCTGGCGCGAAATGCGAGGTGAACACCGATGCAGCCGCGCGACGGTCGCGCCGCAACCTGAGGTTCTTCTTCGAATACCAGTTCACCCATTTCGCGCACATTCCTGACATGGACGCGCTGCGGGCGACCGGTGTTCCTGTCGTGTGGGCCACGGGTTCGGCCTCCAGCGGCTTGCCGTGCCACCGGGCCACGGTCGAGCTTGCTCGTTGGCACCGGGAACCGGTCGTCGGCTTCCCCGGCGACCACAACGCGATCACGACCCATCCAGAGGATTTCGCGGCGGCATGGTGCGCGGCGATGTCAAGAACCGGATCGCCACATCGACTAAAGCGCGAGACGAGGAACAGCACGATGAGGAACAGCGCAACGACTAGAGATGGAGCAGCACGTTGA
- a CDS encoding ABC transporter ATP-binding protein, producing MSIIEVRNLTKRFPRVTALDQLTLDVGTGVTGLVGANGAGKSTLIKILLGLQPASFGAAKVLGHDVVAEGEAVRARVGYMPEHDCLPPDVSATELVVHLARMSGLPATAARERAADTLRHVGLHEERYRQIGGYSTGMRQRVKLAQALVHDPDLVFLDEPTNGLDPAGRDAMLDLVRRIGADFGITVLVTSHLLGELEQICDHVVVLDAGKLLRSSDIGDLTKATRTLVVEVLDGTETLARALKTAGLRIHSDGRLVAVDIDDDRTYDQVRDTVIGLDLGLVRMQQRRHRIEDVFRTEEATLV from the coding sequence GTGAGCATCATAGAAGTCAGAAACCTCACCAAAAGGTTTCCGCGGGTCACCGCACTGGACCAGCTGACCCTCGACGTGGGGACCGGCGTGACCGGGCTGGTCGGCGCCAACGGCGCCGGAAAGTCGACGCTGATAAAGATCCTGCTCGGCCTGCAGCCGGCCAGCTTCGGCGCGGCCAAGGTCCTCGGCCATGACGTGGTGGCCGAAGGCGAGGCCGTACGCGCGCGGGTCGGCTACATGCCCGAGCACGACTGCCTGCCGCCGGACGTGTCCGCGACCGAGCTTGTCGTGCATCTGGCGCGAATGTCGGGGCTGCCGGCGACCGCCGCACGCGAGCGTGCCGCCGACACACTGCGCCATGTCGGCCTGCACGAGGAGCGTTATCGGCAGATCGGTGGATATTCCACCGGAATGCGGCAGCGGGTGAAGCTGGCGCAGGCGCTGGTGCACGATCCGGATCTGGTCTTCCTGGACGAGCCGACAAACGGCCTCGACCCGGCCGGCCGCGACGCGATGCTCGACCTGGTCCGCCGGATCGGTGCCGACTTCGGCATCACGGTTTTGGTGACCTCACACCTGTTGGGCGAGCTGGAACAGATCTGCGACCACGTCGTCGTGCTGGACGCCGGAAAACTCCTGCGGTCCTCGGACATCGGTGACCTGACCAAGGCGACGCGTACGCTCGTCGTTGAGGTGTTGGACGGCACCGAAACCCTTGCCAGAGCACTGAAAACCGCCGGCCTGCGGATCCACTCGGACGGCCGGCTGGTCGCCGTCGACATCGACGACGACCGCACCTACGACCAGGTGCGCGACACCGTGATCGGCCTCGACCTCGGCCTGGTGCGGATGCAGCAACGGCGCCACCGCATCGAGGACGTGTTCCGGACCGAGGAGGCCACCCTTGTCTGA
- a CDS encoding multidrug effflux MFS transporter, with amino-acid sequence MSSTDCATSRPPHRTATSSADTSAFRGRLDRRGGAVLIILLGGLTALGPLSIDLYLPALPVIAHSLRATEADIQFTLTGMLIGLAVGQVLVGPVSDAIGRRTPLIAGSALHAAASLACFLAPNVAVLDLARILQGLGASAGAVLGLAVVRDLYAGRALAKTLSRMILVMSVSPILAPSIGTALLGAMGWRWLFAILAALGLLLTVLTVVLLPETSPVTGRVPLHLRDTVAVHARLLRDYRFIGLLVVAGLTVVGPFGFVSGAPFVFQHQYHLDQRQFGVLFGVSVAWLFLASQLNTWLLRRYQPLQVLIGAGAGASIAGIAMLTVAATGAGGLFGLLATLWTMLFFAGLLMPNAPAVVLDAHGETAGTTAGLLGAVRWGAAGLVSPLVGLLGNTATAMSAICTTGLIAATLLLAVLTKPQRRATRNEPPI; translated from the coding sequence GTGTCATCAACAGACTGCGCAACGTCCAGACCGCCACACCGTACAGCCACCTCCAGCGCCGACACCTCGGCGTTCCGCGGACGTCTCGACCGGCGAGGCGGAGCGGTCCTGATCATCCTGCTCGGCGGCTTGACCGCACTCGGTCCGCTGTCCATCGACCTCTACCTGCCCGCGCTGCCGGTGATCGCGCACTCTCTACGCGCGACCGAAGCGGACATCCAGTTCACCCTGACCGGCATGCTGATCGGCCTGGCCGTCGGCCAAGTGTTGGTCGGGCCGGTCTCCGACGCGATCGGCCGGCGTACGCCGTTGATCGCCGGCAGCGCTCTACATGCCGCCGCTTCGTTGGCGTGTTTTCTCGCGCCGAACGTGGCTGTCCTGGACCTGGCGCGCATCCTGCAGGGACTTGGCGCCTCCGCCGGCGCGGTCCTTGGCCTTGCCGTCGTACGCGACCTTTACGCTGGCAGGGCGTTGGCGAAAACGCTGTCCCGGATGATCCTGGTGATGAGCGTGTCCCCGATCCTGGCACCGTCGATCGGCACCGCACTGCTCGGCGCGATGGGATGGCGCTGGCTGTTCGCGATCCTGGCCGCACTGGGTCTGCTGCTCACCGTGCTCACCGTCGTCCTGCTGCCGGAGACCAGTCCCGTGACCGGCCGCGTGCCGCTGCATCTCAGGGACACCGTCGCCGTCCACGCACGCCTGCTCCGTGACTACCGATTCATCGGTCTGCTCGTCGTCGCGGGCCTGACCGTGGTCGGACCGTTCGGCTTCGTCTCCGGCGCGCCATTCGTGTTCCAGCATCAGTATCACCTGGACCAGCGCCAGTTCGGTGTGCTGTTCGGTGTCAGCGTCGCGTGGCTGTTCCTCGCGAGCCAGCTCAACACCTGGCTGCTGCGCCGCTACCAGCCGTTGCAGGTGCTCATCGGCGCCGGGGCCGGCGCCAGCATAGCCGGGATCGCGATGCTGACCGTTGCAGCAACAGGTGCCGGCGGACTGTTCGGCCTCCTGGCCACGTTGTGGACCATGCTGTTCTTCGCCGGCCTGCTCATGCCCAACGCACCAGCCGTCGTACTGGACGCACACGGCGAAACGGCCGGCACCACAGCCGGGTTGCTCGGAGCCGTACGGTGGGGCGCCGCCGGACTGGTCTCGCCCCTGGTCGGTCTGCTGGGGAACACCGCGACAGCCATGTCGGCCATCTGCACCACCGGCCTCATCGCCGCCACCCTGCTGCTCGCCGTCCTCACCAAACCACAGCGCCGAGCAACCAGAAACGAACCCCCGATCTGA
- a CDS encoding serine hydrolase domain-containing protein, with protein MNRLEKLLGKYVAEQVFPGAVALVGRGDQVEVAAVGSLDVENGAPMRPDSIFRVASITKTVVAAAVMMLVEDGRLALEDTVEAWLPEIARPNVVRTPQSPVEDVVPARRAITVEDLLSSRAGYGWPSEFTYPAVQALFPVQRDGRQPRTYPTQDEWMAELATVPALHQPGEAWLYDTCSTLQGVLISRVTGQSLSDFLAERLFGPLAMADTGFHVPATKRDRMTSYYQPDSAGRLQLADGPDGQWSTPPAFPLGHGGLVSTVLDWAAFAGMLVSGGRRLLSAESVRQLTTNHLSPAQRDGGRLFLDGQGWGFGGSVDVEATEPWRIPGRYGWVGGTGTTAHIIPSTSTTAVLLTQRGATGPGTTPAWLTDFWTYAAHF; from the coding sequence TTGAACAGGCTTGAGAAGCTGCTGGGCAAGTACGTCGCGGAGCAGGTGTTTCCCGGAGCGGTGGCACTGGTGGGGCGTGGTGACCAGGTCGAGGTGGCCGCGGTGGGATCGCTCGACGTTGAGAACGGTGCGCCGATGCGGCCGGACTCGATCTTCCGTGTCGCCTCGATCACCAAGACGGTCGTGGCCGCCGCGGTCATGATGCTGGTCGAGGACGGGCGTCTGGCGTTGGAGGACACCGTCGAGGCGTGGTTGCCGGAGATCGCGCGGCCCAATGTCGTACGCACTCCGCAGAGCCCGGTCGAGGACGTCGTGCCGGCCCGCCGTGCGATCACGGTCGAAGACCTGCTCAGCTCACGCGCCGGGTACGGATGGCCGTCGGAGTTCACCTATCCGGCGGTGCAGGCGTTGTTCCCCGTCCAGCGCGATGGCCGGCAGCCACGGACCTACCCGACCCAGGACGAGTGGATGGCCGAGCTGGCCACGGTCCCGGCGCTGCACCAGCCGGGCGAGGCATGGCTGTATGACACCTGCTCCACCCTGCAGGGGGTGCTGATATCGCGGGTCACCGGCCAGTCCCTGTCCGACTTTCTGGCCGAGCGGCTGTTCGGGCCGCTGGCCATGGCCGACACCGGATTTCACGTACCGGCAACCAAACGGGACCGGATGACCAGTTACTACCAGCCTGACTCCGCGGGCCGGCTGCAGCTCGCCGACGGCCCGGACGGACAGTGGAGCACACCGCCGGCGTTCCCGCTCGGTCACGGCGGGCTGGTGTCCACCGTGCTCGACTGGGCCGCCTTCGCCGGGATGCTGGTAAGTGGCGGCCGCCGGTTGCTGTCCGCGGAGTCGGTACGCCAGCTGACGACCAACCATCTCAGCCCGGCCCAGCGCGACGGCGGCAGGCTGTTCCTGGACGGCCAAGGCTGGGGCTTCGGCGGTTCCGTCGACGTCGAGGCCACCGAGCCGTGGCGGATTCCAGGCCGGTACGGATGGGTCGGCGGCACCGGCACCACGGCCCACATCATCCCGTCCACCTCCACCACCGCCGTGTTGCTCACCCAACGCGGCGCGACCGGTCCCGGCACGACACCCGCCTGGCTGACCGACTTCTGGACCTATGCCGCTCATTTCTAA
- a CDS encoding ABC transporter ATP-binding protein, translating into MTEISIDGVSRWYGNVVAVNDVTMKIGPGVTGLLGPNGAGKSTLIHLMSGFLAPSTGSVTLDGERIWHNEQIYRKIGLVPEREALYDTLSGRRFIEANAKLHGLEAPGEAADRALAIVDLIEAAERPVGTYSKGMKQRIKMASALVHDPAVLLLDEPFNGMDPRQRLHLMELIRRMGADGRTVLFSSHILEEVERVASHIEVVVSGRHAASGDFRKIRRLMTDRPHRYSIRSSDDRALAAALIADGSSSGVQLDEKAGLQVQAVDFGQFSRKLPRLAAAAGIRLYEVSPADESLGSVFSYLVKA; encoded by the coding sequence ATGACCGAGATCAGCATCGACGGTGTCTCGCGCTGGTACGGAAACGTCGTCGCGGTCAACGACGTGACGATGAAGATCGGCCCCGGCGTGACCGGCCTGCTGGGACCAAACGGTGCGGGCAAGTCCACGCTCATCCATCTGATGTCCGGGTTTTTGGCGCCGTCGACCGGATCCGTGACACTCGACGGCGAACGGATCTGGCACAACGAGCAGATCTATCGCAAGATCGGTCTGGTGCCCGAGCGCGAGGCGTTGTACGACACGCTGTCCGGGCGCAGGTTCATCGAGGCCAACGCGAAACTGCACGGCCTGGAGGCACCCGGCGAGGCGGCCGATCGCGCGCTGGCGATCGTCGACCTCATCGAGGCCGCCGAACGGCCGGTCGGCACGTACTCGAAAGGCATGAAACAGCGGATAAAGATGGCGTCCGCGCTCGTGCACGACCCGGCCGTGCTGCTGCTGGACGAGCCGTTCAACGGCATGGATCCGCGGCAGCGGCTGCATCTGATGGAGCTCATCCGGCGGATGGGGGCCGACGGCCGTACGGTCCTGTTCAGCTCACACATCCTGGAGGAGGTCGAGCGGGTCGCCAGCCACATCGAGGTCGTCGTTTCCGGCCGGCACGCGGCATCCGGCGATTTCCGCAAGATCCGCCGGCTGATGACCGACCGGCCGCACCGCTATTCGATCCGCTCCAGCGACGACCGCGCGCTCGCCGCCGCGCTCATCGCGGACGGCTCCAGCTCCGGAGTCCAGCTGGACGAGAAGGCCGGCCTGCAGGTGCAGGCGGTGGATTTCGGCCAGTTCAGCCGGAAACTGCCGCGACTGGCGGCTGCGGCCGGCATCCGGCTCTATGAGGTGTCGCCGGCCGACGAGTCGCTCGGCAGCGTCTTTTCCTATCTGGTCAAGGCATGA
- a CDS encoding MarR family winged helix-turn-helix transcriptional regulator, protein MTELDWLTEDEQRVYSDFSTMSRELFNHFDCDLKREVGIPRTYYEVLFVVGEAPSNRMRLTDLARGTRSAPSRITHAVGRLERDGLVTRRASPAVSGGSSRGIGVRHGRGMRGSRTWTGRGFAADVGGGDRAMVRMCSSWSVGTGGSQKDSFVGSDSVDI, encoded by the coding sequence ATGACCGAGCTCGACTGGCTCACCGAAGATGAGCAACGGGTCTACAGCGACTTTTCCACGATGAGTAGGGAGTTGTTCAACCATTTCGATTGCGATCTCAAGCGGGAGGTCGGGATCCCGCGTACCTACTACGAGGTCCTGTTCGTGGTTGGCGAAGCGCCGAGCAACAGGATGCGGTTGACCGACCTGGCCCGTGGCACCAGGTCGGCGCCCAGTCGGATCACGCATGCCGTGGGCCGACTGGAACGGGACGGCCTGGTGACCAGGCGAGCCAGCCCGGCTGTGTCCGGTGGCAGTTCGCGCGGGATCGGCGTACGACATGGCCGTGGTATGCGCGGCAGCCGCACTTGGACCGGTCGCGGGTTCGCCGCCGACGTTGGTGGTGGCGATCGGGCAATGGTCCGGATGTGCTCTTCGTGGTCGGTGGGTACTGGGGGTTCCCAAAAGGATTCATTTGTAGGTAGCGACAGTGTCGACATTTAG